From the Pirellulales bacterium genome, one window contains:
- a CDS encoding MbtH family NRPS accessory protein, translated as MTDDNPIVGDDDLMLRMVVNHEGQFSIWSTEVEPPPGWTDIGKRGTKAECLKYINDVWIDMRPLSLCRRMMDYDQKAG; from the coding sequence ATGACTGACGACAATCCTATTGTTGGCGACGACGATTTAATGCTCCGTATGGTCGTGAATCACGAGGGTCAATTCTCGATCTGGAGCACCGAAGTCGAACCGCCCCCCGGATGGACCGACATCGGCAAACGCGGTACGAAGGCCGAGTGCTTAAAATATATCAACGACGTGTGGATTGATATGAGGCCGCTCAGTCTTTGCCGCCGGATGATGGACTACGATCAGAAGGCTGGTTAG